In the genome of Saprospira sp. CCB-QB6, one region contains:
- a CDS encoding DUF2306 domain-containing protein: MSNLLPKKTAQFTGYILLLLGVLFVLIMLQIALPYLLPPFPTDIDFLANKEDYLTQDAFYMSAFYTHISSSCLVLALGLPLFSPYFLRKFPQWHRRFGRYYSYLLLFLAAPSGLIMAFSGSGGLWAQIAFVCQALLWWALTAQAFRLALAKKFRAHAAFMIRSYAFSLSAISLRLFSYLISYLRYEYDIPCPSEEFPYLCYPQIYVFEAWASWIFNALVAEILIAQGLIRLYLGPKFN, translated from the coding sequence ATGTCAAATCTACTCCCTAAAAAAACAGCCCAATTCACGGGCTACATCCTACTCTTATTGGGCGTCCTTTTTGTACTCATCATGTTGCAAATTGCCCTGCCCTACCTGCTCCCCCCCTTCCCTACCGATATTGATTTTTTGGCCAACAAAGAAGATTATCTTACCCAAGATGCCTTTTATATGTCGGCTTTTTATACGCATATCAGCAGCAGTTGTCTGGTTTTGGCCTTGGGACTCCCCCTTTTTTCGCCCTATTTCCTCCGAAAATTCCCTCAATGGCACCGCCGTTTTGGCCGCTATTATAGCTATTTGCTCCTTTTTTTGGCCGCTCCTTCGGGACTCATCATGGCTTTTTCGGGTAGTGGTGGACTTTGGGCTCAGATTGCCTTTGTTTGCCAAGCCTTGCTTTGGTGGGCCCTCACAGCCCAAGCTTTTCGCCTTGCATTAGCCAAAAAATTCCGTGCTCATGCCGCTTTCATGATTCGCTCTTACGCCTTTAGCCTTTCCGCCATCAGCCTGCGCTTATTCAGCTATCTCATCAGCTACCTTCGCTATGAATACGATATCCCCTGCCCTTCTGAAGAGTTCCCCTACCTCTGCTATCCTCAAATTTATGTCTTTGAAGCTTGGGCCAGCTGGATCTTCAATGCCTTAGTTGCCGAAATTTTAATTGCTCAAGGACTCATTCGGCTCTATCTTGGTCCAAAATTTAATTAA
- a CDS encoding DUF819 family protein: MDLFLLLAQLLLFLALPYFLAKLNAFLGLEKYLSNIIICYALGMLLGNAQPLVLPEALGVQTTETAKLMAFVSVLLALPLLLMTSDLRAWLRYLGHLGKVFFIMLGSTVILALAFAYALAHGPYEELPTVLGMFTGVYIGGTPNMVAISQALKAPDGLFVLLNATDVLCSGLYFLLLLSLGNSLLGRLLPKFQPKGELEEEKLSISLEQYNVKQIIWATALALLVLGISVLPALYWPDAQGEINSSILLLSLSTGSILLAVFGPSKDWRGVYPFADYLLLVFGLGAGYLANFSDLAQDGGSYLLLNASFLGLLLLLQLFLAYIFRIDRDSFMICSTATVMGPPFVAQVSSSLKNRSLLAPAIAFSLLGLALANYLGVLVAYLAELL, translated from the coding sequence ATGGACCTTTTTCTTCTACTGGCGCAATTGCTTTTATTTTTGGCTTTGCCCTATTTTTTGGCCAAACTCAATGCCTTTTTGGGCCTAGAAAAATACCTGAGCAATATTATTATTTGTTACGCTTTGGGTATGCTGCTCGGCAATGCGCAGCCATTAGTTTTGCCTGAGGCACTTGGAGTGCAAACTACAGAAACGGCCAAATTGATGGCCTTTGTGTCGGTACTTTTGGCTTTGCCTCTGTTGCTTATGACTTCTGATCTTCGAGCATGGCTGCGCTATTTGGGCCATTTGGGAAAAGTGTTTTTTATTATGTTGGGCTCTACCGTAATTTTGGCCCTTGCTTTTGCCTATGCTTTAGCCCATGGTCCATACGAAGAATTGCCAACCGTTTTGGGTATGTTTACAGGCGTTTATATTGGTGGAACGCCCAATATGGTGGCTATTTCTCAGGCCTTAAAGGCGCCAGATGGACTTTTTGTCTTGCTCAATGCCACAGATGTGCTTTGTTCGGGCCTTTATTTCTTGTTGCTTTTGAGTTTGGGCAACAGCCTGTTGGGCCGTTTGCTGCCTAAATTTCAGCCAAAAGGAGAGTTGGAAGAAGAAAAACTCTCTATCAGCCTAGAGCAATATAATGTCAAACAAATTATTTGGGCAACGGCTTTGGCCCTTTTGGTTTTGGGCATTTCTGTTTTGCCGGCCTTATATTGGCCCGATGCTCAGGGCGAAATCAATAGTAGTATTTTGTTATTATCGCTGAGTACGGGCAGTATATTATTGGCCGTTTTTGGTCCAAGCAAAGATTGGCGGGGCGTTTATCCCTTTGCCGATTATTTGTTGCTGGTCTTTGGATTGGGAGCGGGCTATTTGGCCAATTTTTCAGATTTGGCCCAAGATGGAGGAAGTTATTTGCTGCTCAATGCTAGTTTTTTGGGCTTGTTGTTGCTGCTGCAGCTTTTCTTGGCCTATATTTTCCGAATTGATCGAGATAGCTTTATGATTTGTTCTACGGCTACGGTCATGGGGCCTCCCTTTGTGGCCCAGGTTTCGAGTAGCTTGAAAAACAGGAGTTTATTGGCGCCAGCTATTGCTTTTTCACTTTTGGGCCTTGCGCTAGCGAACTATTTGGGGGTTTTGGTGGCTTATCTAGCAGAATTATTATAA
- a CDS encoding DUF4178 domain-containing protein — protein sequence MFGFFRRKKKKEEPHYDPTNLRITDLRKGWFVDYDFQTWEAVEEYEYDWGNQNFSYEFLLDNGSGKQLFLSIEEDDGLNCVIFEKMRFSTLPQADEIENAVKTNGKPPRQLQVNGIRYYFDGEYPGFWRNIKDSESQEFMLWDYWDDSDEKCLNIEQWDDNTFEAALGTWKPENAFSNLTPREQA from the coding sequence ATGTTTGGATTCTTTAGAAGAAAGAAAAAAAAGGAAGAGCCGCATTATGATCCTACGAATTTGCGGATTACGGACCTGCGCAAAGGTTGGTTTGTCGATTATGATTTTCAGACCTGGGAGGCCGTAGAAGAGTATGAATATGATTGGGGAAACCAGAATTTTTCCTATGAATTTTTGTTAGATAATGGCAGCGGAAAGCAGTTGTTTTTATCTATTGAGGAAGATGATGGCTTGAATTGCGTTATTTTTGAAAAGATGCGCTTTTCGACCTTGCCTCAGGCCGATGAGATTGAAAATGCCGTGAAAACGAATGGCAAACCTCCTCGTCAGTTGCAAGTGAATGGCATTCGCTATTATTTTGATGGGGAATATCCGGGCTTTTGGCGGAACATCAAAGATTCCGAATCTCAAGAATTTATGCTTTGGGATTATTGGGATGATAGTGATGAAAAATGCTTGAATATTGAGCAATGGGATGATAATACTTTTGAGGCGGCCTTGGGAACTTGGAAGCCCGAAAATGCTTTTAGTAACCTGACGCCTAGAGAACAGGCGTAA
- a CDS encoding dihydrolipoamide acetyltransferase family protein: MAKVELIMPKLGESIIEATILSWEKEVGESVELDENVLTIATDKVDTEVPSPVEGVLLEILHPDGATVAVGAPIAIIETEAEGVEASPAIAEAPQAKEETTTVPQLETEVAAATDFSQSDRFYSPLVKSIAKEEGIALEELDNINGTGQNGRVTKHDVLTYLENRQKAPQAAAPVKKEAAKAVAPANNGQQMAVQQFNLPPVDTSGNVEIIEMDRMRKLIADHMVMSKHVSPHVTSFVEVDVTNIVQWRKKAKAVYADKYGEKITFTPIFVEAVTKALQDYPMVNVAVKGDQIVRYKDINIGMAAALPTGNLIVPVIKNADTLNLVGLTKKVNDLANRARGNKLKPEEIKGGTFTLTNVGTFGNVMGTPIINQPQVAILAVGAIRKKPAVIETPTGDTIGIRHMMFLSLSYDHRVVDGMLGGSFLRRVGDYLEAFDLNRDI, translated from the coding sequence ATGGCAAAAGTTGAGTTAATCATGCCCAAATTGGGGGAAAGTATCATTGAGGCTACAATCTTATCTTGGGAGAAAGAGGTAGGCGAAAGTGTAGAGCTAGACGAAAATGTCTTGACGATTGCCACCGATAAGGTGGATACAGAAGTCCCTTCTCCTGTAGAAGGCGTTTTGCTAGAGATTTTGCATCCTGATGGCGCAACTGTAGCGGTAGGTGCCCCAATTGCTATTATTGAAACAGAAGCTGAGGGCGTAGAAGCTTCTCCTGCTATAGCAGAAGCTCCTCAGGCAAAAGAAGAAACAACAACAGTACCTCAGTTAGAAACAGAGGTGGCAGCGGCTACAGATTTTAGTCAATCTGATCGCTTTTATTCGCCTTTGGTGAAAAGTATTGCTAAAGAAGAAGGTATTGCGCTAGAAGAGTTGGATAACATTAACGGAACAGGCCAAAATGGCCGAGTGACGAAGCATGATGTTTTGACTTATTTGGAAAATCGCCAAAAAGCGCCTCAAGCTGCAGCTCCTGTGAAGAAAGAAGCAGCTAAAGCGGTTGCCCCAGCCAATAATGGACAGCAAATGGCGGTACAGCAATTTAATTTGCCTCCCGTCGATACTTCTGGAAATGTAGAAATTATTGAAATGGACCGCATGCGTAAGCTTATCGCTGATCACATGGTGATGTCTAAGCATGTTTCTCCTCACGTTACTTCTTTTGTAGAAGTAGATGTAACGAATATCGTACAATGGCGCAAGAAAGCTAAAGCTGTTTATGCCGACAAGTACGGAGAGAAAATTACCTTTACGCCCATTTTTGTAGAAGCAGTAACAAAGGCTCTACAAGATTATCCTATGGTTAATGTAGCGGTAAAAGGAGACCAAATTGTACGCTATAAAGATATCAATATTGGAATGGCGGCTGCTTTGCCCACAGGAAACCTCATTGTTCCTGTAATCAAAAATGCCGATACCCTCAACTTAGTTGGTTTGACCAAAAAGGTAAATGATTTGGCCAATCGCGCTAGAGGAAATAAACTCAAGCCCGAAGAAATTAAAGGTGGCACCTTTACTTTGACCAATGTAGGAACTTTTGGTAATGTGATGGGAACTCCTATTATTAACCAACCTCAGGTGGCTATTTTGGCCGTGGGCGCAATTCGTAAGAAGCCTGCTGTTATTGAGACCCCTACTGGAGATACAATTGGTATTCGCCACATGATGTTTCTCTCTCTTTCTTATGACCACAGAGTTGTTGATGGTATGCTTGGCGGTTCTTTCCTTCGTCGTGTAGGAGATTATCTAGAAGCTTTTGACCTCAATAGAGACATCTAG
- a CDS encoding OmpA family protein: protein MITQYQFMRYFLFLTCLLLATVLEAQKDYQTTQDISAKIKKKYREAFSSYNAFKYEEAIKQLDKIEKKAPRFVNAYLLEADCYLLLKEWEKAKACFEQALEIAPDYKPISHYRLGQLAMQSATYVEAGQQLSLFLEKAPANDQLRPAAERLLADARFRPQAMANPVPFQPENMGPNINSAKREYFPSVTANEKKIVFNVLIGQGRDAQEDLYQSFKVNGEWTKAKPLVEVNTPENEGAQSISADGQYLVFTVCNRPGDFGSCDLYYCVWEGQGWSRPQNMGPNINTGNWESQPSLSANAQALYFTRGGARNQGDKDLWVSYRNLDGSWGTPQALSELNTDYDESAPCIHPDGQTLYFSSEGYPGMGKKDLFISRKGQDGKWGKPLNLGYPINTEGIEEAIVVGLSGELAYLAAERAGGYGSLDLYSFELPEALRPKAVTYLEAHVFDAETKANLPNALVYLIDLEAQDTVCAIRTNTQGKFLLCLPLGQDYALHVKEKGYLFASEHFELSAANSRQTPYQLPMPLQALKANPTEKDSLAPILLKNVFFATNSASLQASSRAELEQLRSLLLEQPKMRIRLQGHTDNEGDEADNLLLSQRRAEAVRQYLIDRGIAADRLEAKGFGEKQPIADNATVEGRQANRRTEFLPLRQ from the coding sequence ATGATTACTCAATACCAATTTATGCGTTATTTCCTCTTTTTGACTTGCCTGTTATTGGCAACAGTTCTAGAAGCACAAAAAGATTATCAAACTACCCAAGATATTTCGGCTAAAATTAAGAAGAAGTATCGTGAGGCTTTTTCTAGCTACAATGCCTTTAAATATGAAGAGGCGATTAAGCAGTTGGACAAAATTGAGAAAAAAGCCCCTCGTTTTGTCAATGCCTATTTATTGGAGGCAGATTGCTATTTGTTACTCAAAGAATGGGAAAAAGCCAAGGCTTGCTTTGAGCAAGCCTTGGAAATTGCACCAGACTATAAGCCCATTTCGCATTATCGTTTGGGCCAATTGGCCATGCAATCGGCTACTTATGTAGAGGCGGGGCAGCAATTGAGTTTGTTTTTAGAAAAAGCCCCGGCCAATGATCAACTTCGGCCCGCAGCAGAACGCTTATTGGCCGATGCACGTTTTCGGCCTCAAGCTATGGCTAATCCGGTTCCCTTCCAGCCTGAAAATATGGGCCCCAATATCAATAGCGCTAAAAGAGAATACTTTCCTAGCGTTACGGCCAATGAAAAAAAGATTGTCTTTAATGTATTGATTGGCCAAGGAAGAGATGCCCAAGAAGATCTTTATCAAAGTTTTAAGGTCAATGGAGAATGGACCAAAGCCAAACCTTTAGTAGAGGTCAATACGCCAGAAAATGAAGGGGCGCAAAGCATTTCGGCAGATGGACAGTATTTGGTCTTTACCGTTTGTAATCGACCAGGCGATTTTGGAAGCTGTGATTTGTATTATTGTGTTTGGGAAGGGCAGGGATGGAGCCGCCCCCAAAATATGGGGCCAAATATCAATACTGGAAATTGGGAGTCGCAACCCTCTCTTTCGGCCAATGCTCAAGCCCTCTATTTTACTCGTGGAGGGGCACGCAATCAGGGAGATAAGGATCTATGGGTGAGTTATCGCAATTTGGATGGAAGTTGGGGGACTCCTCAAGCTTTATCCGAACTCAATACGGATTATGATGAAAGTGCTCCCTGTATTCATCCTGATGGACAAACTCTTTATTTTAGCTCAGAAGGTTACCCTGGAATGGGCAAAAAGGATTTATTTATTAGCAGAAAGGGCCAAGATGGCAAATGGGGAAAGCCCTTAAATTTGGGCTATCCCATCAATACAGAGGGAATTGAGGAAGCTATTGTCGTTGGTCTCTCTGGAGAATTGGCCTATTTGGCTGCTGAAAGAGCTGGAGGTTATGGTTCTTTAGATCTTTATAGCTTTGAGCTGCCTGAAGCACTTCGACCAAAGGCAGTAACTTATTTAGAGGCCCATGTTTTTGATGCAGAGACAAAGGCTAATTTGCCTAATGCCTTGGTCTATTTGATTGACCTAGAGGCCCAAGATACTGTCTGTGCAATTCGAACAAATACTCAAGGGAAATTTTTACTTTGTTTGCCCCTAGGGCAAGACTATGCCTTACATGTTAAAGAAAAGGGCTACTTGTTTGCTTCAGAACATTTTGAGCTTTCAGCTGCCAATAGCCGTCAAACCCCTTATCAATTGCCTATGCCCTTGCAGGCATTAAAGGCTAACCCCACTGAAAAAGATAGTTTAGCACCTATTTTATTGAAAAATGTCTTTTTTGCGACGAATTCAGCTAGCTTGCAAGCCAGTTCTAGAGCAGAGCTAGAACAGCTAAGGAGTTTACTTTTAGAACAGCCGAAAATGCGTATTCGTCTACAAGGACATACGGATAATGAAGGAGATGAAGCCGATAACTTGCTCCTCTCTCAGCGTCGTGCAGAAGCAGTTCGTCAATATCTAATTGACCGGGGGATTGCCGCAGACCGTTTGGAAGCCAAAGGATTTGGAGAAAAACAACCTATTGCAGATAATGCCACTGTAGAAGGCAGACAGGCTAACCGCCGAACAGAGTTTTTACCTTTGAGGCAATAA
- a CDS encoding CHAT domain-containing protein, translating into MKQIFPSLGLLFLVLFKLQAQDSLQVYNWSDLAAKAFLAQQAEDYTLMKVYADAAYLKGKAVLPPGDSSLARLLYYKAYVIDYVLEDAEGALALYEQAVDWQLASGAPAYDLAMTLMAMGDCYDVGLGDPQKAKAFYSQALESLKAVREKHLVDYALLLFYCGNAEEQLGHLAKAKAFYKMALGFQKNGNQLDYSNSLNSLANLAKTEGRWLDAEDYYLESLAVDARELGKKHQNYSASLLNLADLYMRMRRMEEAEPLLLEAEKIDREVLGPKDLNYGVTLMGLARFYSTTGKERKGNEYYRQAQSIFIANNWTITAQYAGLLLSMSGNAEIQGNHAEAISLSDQAIAIYQQIYPADHHVITSCMMQKANVLSKQGKYQKALSVYSQAEERYRQALGPKHYYRLAALNREALIFTALGQPKKAVPILKEALMANRSIAWSLEAGADYLDQMRAHAFPANNYLEEYLASLAVWVDLLASKKGQKQQQLAIVDLALDLLESERANTTQSNNQLFFLRETASWVERGLSLLAEEEADQAIDLIERTKAVLLLQAQSAPALPKDWQERKDQLEQKQANLRGAYLNAGAERQEKLLTLLNQSNQELEQFRKELQANYPDLAASYYQTVTPKVKELQAALGPKMALLDYFMGQEKLYILYLDKDKGRLISRSLKNGQLTKEVNQLYKNLSQYKPRKKEEALALKASYIELAQTLGEELLGFLPAELEQLLILPDAELSFIPFGLLLSEQPKTDSYSDLPYYLKDLAISYNYSAALWLDNKNSKQRKNNGLILGLAASYQGKAAEQRAPKAQNWRAVLQDLPAAKEEIKRLSDYYRGEFFIGEQATESLFKEKARDYAVLHLAMHGLLDEQNPSLSALAFTEDNDSSENNFLQAYEIAQMDLQADLVVLSACQTGQGRFERGNGTASLARAFMYAGSPALLVSLWQVNDQSTAYIMHQFYAQLAQGANKAEALQKAKLSYLKEQTEELVKHPNLWSAFILLGDEKSLLIKAKESSSNYILLALPLFLFALFVLLRKRK; encoded by the coding sequence ATGAAACAGATTTTCCCTAGTTTGGGCCTACTTTTTTTGGTCCTATTTAAATTGCAGGCGCAAGATAGCTTGCAGGTTTATAATTGGTCCGATTTGGCGGCAAAAGCATTTTTGGCCCAGCAGGCAGAAGATTATACCTTGATGAAAGTGTATGCCGATGCGGCCTACCTAAAAGGGAAGGCGGTTTTGCCCCCAGGCGACAGCAGTTTGGCGCGTTTACTTTATTATAAAGCCTATGTAATAGACTATGTTTTGGAAGATGCCGAGGGGGCTTTAGCCTTATATGAGCAGGCGGTAGATTGGCAGCTAGCTTCTGGGGCACCCGCCTACGATTTGGCCATGACCTTAATGGCGATGGGGGATTGTTATGATGTGGGATTGGGAGACCCTCAAAAGGCAAAAGCCTTCTATTCGCAAGCCTTAGAGAGTTTGAAGGCTGTGCGTGAAAAACATCTGGTTGACTATGCCTTATTGTTATTTTATTGTGGGAATGCAGAAGAACAGCTGGGGCATTTGGCCAAGGCAAAAGCATTTTATAAAATGGCATTGGGGTTTCAGAAAAATGGAAATCAGTTAGACTATAGCAACAGCTTAAATAGCTTGGCTAATTTAGCCAAAACAGAAGGGCGTTGGTTGGATGCCGAGGACTACTATTTAGAAAGTTTGGCTGTGGATGCGCGGGAATTGGGCAAAAAGCATCAGAATTACTCGGCTAGTTTGCTCAACTTGGCAGACCTTTATATGCGGATGCGGAGAATGGAGGAGGCGGAGCCCTTGCTTTTAGAGGCAGAGAAAATTGACCGAGAGGTATTGGGGCCTAAGGATTTGAACTATGGAGTGACCTTAATGGGCTTAGCTCGTTTTTATTCGACTACAGGAAAGGAGCGAAAGGGAAACGAATATTATCGGCAGGCACAGTCCATATTTATAGCAAATAATTGGACCATAACGGCCCAATATGCGGGTTTGCTGCTCTCTATGTCGGGAAATGCAGAAATTCAGGGAAATCATGCCGAAGCGATCAGTTTAAGCGATCAGGCGATAGCGATTTATCAGCAAATATATCCGGCTGATCATCATGTAATTACCAGCTGCATGATGCAAAAAGCCAATGTCTTGAGCAAGCAGGGCAAATATCAAAAAGCGCTGTCTGTGTATAGCCAAGCGGAAGAGCGATATCGCCAAGCTTTGGGGCCAAAGCATTATTATCGTTTAGCGGCTTTAAATCGAGAAGCCCTTATCTTTACTGCCCTAGGGCAGCCGAAAAAAGCGGTTCCGATTTTAAAAGAAGCCCTAATGGCCAATCGTTCGATTGCTTGGTCATTGGAAGCGGGGGCGGATTATTTGGATCAAATGCGGGCCCATGCTTTTCCGGCTAATAACTACCTAGAAGAATATCTGGCTAGCTTGGCCGTTTGGGTAGATCTTTTGGCCAGCAAAAAGGGGCAAAAGCAGCAACAACTAGCCATTGTTGATTTGGCCCTAGATTTATTAGAGAGCGAACGGGCCAATACCACTCAGTCCAATAACCAGCTCTTTTTTTTGAGAGAGACCGCTAGCTGGGTAGAAAGAGGCCTTTCTTTATTAGCTGAAGAAGAAGCAGATCAAGCCATTGATTTAATAGAGCGGACCAAGGCCGTTTTGCTTTTGCAGGCACAATCGGCTCCTGCTTTGCCCAAAGACTGGCAAGAGAGAAAAGATCAGTTGGAGCAAAAACAAGCTAACTTAAGAGGCGCCTATTTGAATGCCGGAGCAGAGCGGCAAGAGAAGCTGTTGACGCTCTTGAACCAGAGTAACCAGGAGCTAGAGCAATTTAGAAAAGAACTGCAGGCCAATTATCCAGACTTAGCGGCTAGTTATTACCAAACGGTCACACCCAAAGTAAAGGAATTACAGGCTGCTTTGGGGCCAAAGATGGCCCTACTCGATTACTTTATGGGGCAAGAAAAGCTCTACATTCTTTATCTAGACAAAGATAAGGGCCGCTTAATTAGTCGCTCTCTAAAAAATGGGCAGTTGACTAAAGAAGTGAACCAACTCTATAAGAACTTAAGCCAATATAAACCCCGCAAAAAAGAGGAGGCCCTAGCCTTAAAAGCTAGTTATATAGAGCTGGCCCAAACATTAGGGGAGGAGCTGCTCGGTTTTCTTCCCGCAGAACTTGAGCAACTGCTCATTTTGCCCGATGCCGAGCTCTCGTTTATTCCCTTTGGTCTGTTATTATCTGAACAACCAAAGACGGATAGCTACAGCGACTTGCCTTACTATCTCAAGGATTTGGCAATAAGCTATAATTACTCGGCGGCACTTTGGCTAGACAACAAAAATAGTAAGCAGAGAAAGAACAATGGGCTAATTTTAGGCCTTGCCGCTAGCTATCAAGGCAAAGCTGCCGAACAAAGAGCGCCCAAAGCCCAAAATTGGCGGGCTGTTTTGCAAGATTTGCCCGCTGCCAAAGAAGAAATTAAGCGCCTAAGTGACTACTACCGAGGGGAGTTTTTTATTGGAGAGCAGGCCACAGAATCACTATTTAAGGAAAAAGCAAGAGATTATGCCGTTTTGCATTTGGCCATGCACGGCCTATTAGATGAGCAAAACCCTAGTTTGTCGGCTCTAGCTTTTACGGAAGATAACGATAGCAGCGAAAATAACTTTTTGCAAGCTTACGAAATTGCTCAAATGGACCTGCAGGCCGATTTGGTGGTCCTTTCTGCCTGCCAAACAGGGCAGGGACGCTTTGAGCGAGGCAATGGAACAGCCTCTTTGGCCAGAGCATTTATGTATGCAGGCAGTCCCGCCTTGTTGGTCTCGCTTTGGCAGGTCAATGATCAATCAACGGCCTATATTATGCATCAATTTTATGCTCAGCTGGCCCAAGGAGCTAATAAGGCCGAAGCCCTGCAAAAGGCCAAACTTTCTTATCTTAAGGAACAAACAGAGGAGCTGGTCAAACACCCTAATCTCTGGTCGGCTTTTATTTTATTAGGCGATGAAAAAAGCTTGCTCATTAAGGCAAAAGAGAGCTCTTCGAATTATATTTTACTGGCCCTTCCACTGTTCCTTTTTGCCCTATTCGTATTATTAAGAAAACGAAAATAA
- the cas6 gene encoding CRISPR-associated endoribonuclease Cas6 yields MRIELTFKVLRPGQKLPFSYQYNLAEWIYYCLSRGKRNFSKFLYYGAYSRSKHEFKLMSFSRLSIPQDGRKIFKRHLEVWADQVKLELRFLAREEDQEDIMMAFEQRRLRLGDGRMGIDLEVVKVEELQMPHIEDGAAPMRTQTPLVLSRMEEHRGKMVPQYLHPMDQGYQKILLDRLIDNYQLASPHGLLAPAQELINGPELSFKLLSNKEDISRKGTDLQPHSRRFAERVIGYLFDFELQGPAEILRLAYLGGLGAKNAMGFGCVRFNYKE; encoded by the coding sequence ATGCGAATTGAATTAACCTTTAAGGTTCTTAGACCAGGGCAAAAGCTTCCATTTTCTTATCAGTACAATTTAGCAGAATGGATTTATTACTGCTTGAGTCGTGGTAAGCGCAATTTTTCTAAATTCTTGTATTATGGCGCATATAGTCGCTCAAAACATGAGTTTAAACTCATGAGTTTTTCTCGTTTGTCGATTCCTCAAGATGGGCGTAAAATTTTTAAACGTCATTTAGAGGTTTGGGCCGATCAGGTTAAGTTGGAGTTGCGTTTTTTAGCTCGAGAAGAGGATCAAGAAGATATTATGATGGCTTTTGAACAGCGTCGCTTGCGTTTGGGAGATGGCCGAATGGGGATTGATTTAGAGGTGGTTAAAGTAGAAGAGCTGCAGATGCCACATATAGAAGATGGCGCAGCGCCTATGCGCACGCAAACGCCTTTGGTATTGAGTCGTATGGAGGAGCATCGAGGGAAAATGGTGCCGCAGTACCTACACCCTATGGACCAAGGGTATCAAAAAATATTGCTTGATCGTTTGATTGACAATTATCAATTGGCTTCTCCTCATGGGCTTTTAGCGCCAGCACAAGAACTTATCAATGGTCCAGAATTAAGCTTTAAGCTGCTTTCTAATAAAGAGGATATTAGCCGAAAGGGCACCGACTTACAACCACATAGTCGCCGATTTGCCGAAAGAGTTATTGGCTATCTATTTGATTTTGAGTTACAAGGGCCAGCAGAAATTTTGCGTTTAGCCTACTTAGGTGGTCTTGGAGCTAAAAATGCAATGGGGTTTGGTTGCGTCCGTTTTAACTATAAAGAATAG
- the sucC gene encoding ADP-forming succinate--CoA ligase subunit beta encodes MNLHEYQAKLLLNRYGVPIQRGVLIEQKEDAEKAFAQLQEETGTAWAVVKAQIHAGGRGKGGGVKLAKNLDEVKTHVDNILGMMLKTPQTPGGLEGPGKLVRKVLLTEDVYYPDPETGKMDTNEFYMSILTDRAKECNVIVYSTEGGMDIEEVAEKTPHLVHKEYVHPHLGLQGFQMRRIAFNLGLSGAAYKSMTKFVNSLYAAFVGADASLVEINPCLKTSDNKIVAADSKVSLDENALYRHKDLAEWNDETEEDPTEVEAKKYGLNFVKLDGNVGCMVNGAGLAMATMDIIKLSGGEPANFLDVGGTADAQRVENAFRIILRDPAIKAILINVFGGIVRCERIAQGVVDAYKNIGDISVPIVVRLQGNGADKAKGIIDESGLAVHSAVTLQEAADLVNKVVAG; translated from the coding sequence ATGAATCTACATGAATATCAGGCAAAATTGCTCCTTAACCGCTACGGTGTGCCTATCCAAAGAGGGGTGCTGATTGAGCAAAAAGAAGATGCCGAAAAAGCTTTCGCTCAGCTTCAAGAAGAAACTGGAACAGCTTGGGCTGTAGTTAAAGCACAAATTCACGCAGGTGGACGTGGCAAAGGCGGAGGAGTGAAATTGGCCAAAAACCTAGATGAGGTCAAAACTCATGTCGACAATATTCTAGGCATGATGCTAAAAACGCCTCAAACTCCAGGTGGCCTCGAAGGTCCTGGTAAATTGGTTCGTAAGGTACTACTAACAGAAGATGTGTATTACCCCGATCCCGAAACGGGCAAAATGGATACGAATGAATTTTACATGAGTATTTTGACCGACCGTGCCAAGGAGTGTAATGTGATTGTTTATTCTACGGAAGGTGGAATGGACATCGAAGAGGTAGCTGAAAAGACGCCTCATCTTGTACACAAAGAGTATGTACATCCTCATTTGGGCCTACAAGGTTTCCAAATGCGCCGCATTGCCTTTAACCTAGGCCTTAGTGGTGCTGCTTACAAGAGCATGACCAAATTTGTAAACAGCCTTTACGCTGCTTTCGTTGGTGCCGATGCTTCTTTGGTAGAGATCAACCCTTGTCTTAAAACTTCTGACAACAAAATCGTTGCGGCTGACTCTAAAGTATCTCTAGATGAGAACGCTTTGTACCGTCACAAAGATTTGGCAGAATGGAATGACGAAACAGAGGAAGATCCTACAGAAGTAGAAGCTAAAAAATATGGCCTTAATTTCGTTAAATTAGACGGAAACGTAGGTTGTATGGTAAACGGTGCTGGTTTGGCTATGGCTACTATGGACATCATTAAGCTTTCTGGTGGAGAGCCTGCTAACTTCCTTGATGTTGGAGGTACTGCTGATGCTCAGCGTGTAGAGAATGCTTTCCGCATTATCTTGCGTGATCCTGCTATCAAAGCTATCTTGATCAACGTATTTGGTGGTATCGTTCGCTGTGAGCGCATTGCTCAGGGTGTTGTAGATGCTTACAAAAATATCGGAGATATCAGTGTGCCTATCGTTGTTCGTCTTCAAGGAAATGGAGCCGACAAAGCTAAGGGAATCATTGATGAGTCTGGTCTAGCTGTTCACTCTGCAGTAACGCTTCAAGAAGCAGCTGACCTTGTGAACAAGGTAGTAGCTGGCTAA